A region of the Bacteroidota bacterium genome:
GTGAAGTGGCTATACTGGTAAATGAATACAAGGATGCAGGCTATTATGATGTAACTTGGGATGGTGCAAATATTACAAGCGGAGTATTTTTCTATAAACTCGCCGCAGGTAATTTTACAAGCATTCGTAAAATGCTGCTCACAAAGTAAATTATAATACTACAAGTAGCCGGCTTCATCTGAACATCATACACTCACAGTTCTTGGAGCCGGTTTTTTTATATATCTTGCTTTTTTAAATTAACTTTCCTAAATTTCACACGTCATTTTAAAATTTTCCCATCAAAGGAGTTTGACTTATGAATTTTTATCAATCAGGTTGGACTAAAGTTTTAACAACCTACCATCGCTTTGCGGGCAGTTGGGCTTGGATACTTCACCGCATCAGTGGGTTGGCTCTTACTGCTTACATCTTCATGCATATCATTGCATTATCAAATTTACAGAAACACAAAATCGACCGCGGAAAGGCTTTCAACGAAGAAATGGCTCTCTTCTCATCTCCATTTTTCTTGGTAATCGAATGGCTCCTCTTCGCATTCGTTTTGTATCATACATTAAACGGAATCCGAATCGTGCTAGTTGATTTCGCCAACGGCGCCCGCTACCATAAGCAACTTCACTACGCTGTTGTAACGATTGGTATCATCGCATTCTTAGCGATGGGATATGTGATTTTCAGTCATCAAGTAAA
Encoded here:
- the sdhC gene encoding succinate dehydrogenase, cytochrome b556 subunit, with the protein product MNFYQSGWTKVLTTYHRFAGSWAWILHRISGLALTAYIFMHIIALSNLQKHKIDRGKAFNEEMALFSSPFFLVIEWLLFAFVLYHTLNGIRIVLVDFANGARYHKQLHYAVVTIGIIAFLAMGYVIFSHQVNNSVAVLFR